A window of Thalassophryne amazonica chromosome 12, fThaAma1.1, whole genome shotgun sequence genomic DNA:
GTAGGGGTCGCACAGACTAGTCAGGCAggcagttcatttatttatttaaaagggacaacacatattaatgaacacatgaagtgtaaatatgtcagattatagccatgggctaatttccatctgtagtccctgacagactataaaaattaaacaatttacagtaaaaacacacaaacatcacaggaccttacaatacaacaacagactacattacatagggtCACTAACTATTACAACAACAAGACACAAACTggacaaaagacaggaaacaagaggacactgacatgatctgagcataAAGGTTATCTTACACAAACTCCTGTTCCCTCCTCATCTttcgatggaggagggaacaagttaaatgctggtccacagcacgcAGGTCTCTCTatgttcaaaacatcattctgaaagcgatagtttcctcttctttcagttgttgtggcacccatgAACTGAACAAtttatgctgctcatgtttggacactcctagcgtactgtgttcccacatagctaatcatcagacgcagtggcaaaccggaagttgtttgacaaaatggagccgcccaccctgacttcctgaataaggtgaataccgATACCTCACAGATGATCGATGATGGAGCTGAAATGCATCATCAAATGTTCTCCCATGCGTAGTGgaacaaactaaatataatgATTATTTTAATATATACCATCACTTTTAAAGCCACCCCCCCAAGACAAGTCAGATGTTGGATATATGAAACCCACATTCATTGTGAAATGTCCTTCGTGTCTGTTATATTTGGTGGTGATGCTATAATCTCTTGACTTTGGTTCCAGCAAGTCAGATCAGCAGGTCATTTATCTGATTAATTCATTGTCGCTACTTGAAGCCATGCTAATCAGCCCATCAGCTGGCAGAGCGTTTGGTTGGAATGAAAACCTGCAGACTCCTCCGTGGTGCATAATCTCTGATTATGTATTTAATTTATGATACAATCATTTGTCTCTCACAAGCAAAAGTGATTAATATTGTTGCCTCTCTGTTCAAATGCCTGTGTACTCCATCTCTTACActacattgttgttgttgtcctgtaGAGAACGCACCGTGTGTACTGCGTGCGCCTGGCACAGGTATTGGTGGATGACTATTGCAGTATGGTGCCGGGGTCGGTGCCCACCCTGCAGAACATCCACAGCACCAGCCTGCGCTTCTGCTGCCAGTTCATCACTGCTGTCACAACCCTCTATGACCTCTCGTCAGGTATCAGTTCATAAAAAATTATGgggtccaggctgttcacaaacaaacaagggcGAAAACATAATGATTGGTAATTTCCCGGGTGTGGACGGGTACACCTCAGAGTGGTACAAATATATTGTGATTCCAAAGGAAGGAAGAGATAAGCTGGAATGTTGTAGTTATAGACCTAATTGTGTTGAACCAAGAttatacaggtgcatctcaaaaaattaaaatcataaaaaagttttgtattttttgtcaGAAAGGTGGTTTTTCAACATCAAACATTTAAATGAAAATTTCaacaacacatattcagtgattatTGAATGTTAACATTTGGTATGTTCTGTTGATGCTGCCAAATTAGTCAGCTAATTACAAATTGATCTTGTCATCCACACTCGTGGCACCAACAACTAAAATGTGAAATTGCCCACAATGTTGCTCTCACACGTCCTGCATCCTCATTgtcttttttttgtctgtgtttagAGTTGCTCACCCCTCCTTTAGAACTCCTCCAGATGATCGTATCATGGATCCAGGATGACCCTCACCTGGTGCTAATCACGTTTCTCAACACGCCTCTGTCTGGCACCCAGCCAATGGGCTCCCTCGATGTTACACCATTAGGGGGGTTAGTGCGATGGTGCGTCAAAGCACCGCTGGCTTACAGGAGAGACAAGAAGCAGGTGCACAACGGCACCAGTGCTGAGAGTGGTCCAGACGCAAGACCTCTCTTCTCTGCACTTCACCTCAGCGTgttacaggtgtgtgtgtgtgtgtgtgtgtgttgtgaagaTTAATTGTACTTTCTCATATATGTATTATGTTacgatatacagtggtccctcatttatcgcgggagttacgttctaaaaatagcccgcaataggtgaaatccgtaaagtagtcagcgttattttttacaattattatagacgttttaaggctgtaaaacccctcactacacactatacacttttctcaaacaggcattaacattttctcacttttctctcgtgtgtaaacactctcaaagttcaaaccttagtagaaaaataagaccaacctgttttcaggcccaaacatttgtttgagaaataaaaatagaacattttcctataaataattatgatggcttttaggactaacaaatttaattttaacgatcaacctacgaggttggacacataagaaattattaatagtgactgaccagtatttcacagttcctctgattgcgtctcttcgtcgtggcgccacagcatctttttccactgactcacacctcgctgcaggtgtctttttccgagtgaagtaCACAGttgtgggtagttgttggtgctcttttttcttctgggcgagaagattcttataaacagacacgcagaacacaatgcgtgtactctcccttcgcggtgccacgaccggcctgtttgatgaggacgcagacacaatgcgctgtaaaaaaaaaaaaaaaaaagcatgcaaaattggactaaaaaatctgcaaaactgcaaggctgtgaaaggtgaaccgcgttatagcgagggaccactgtacatcaaatAGTGTAAGAATTTGAGATTGTTTTACAAGAATAATTTCATCTTTAGCTGACTGAAGATCATTAAAGAAACAAGCTACATCTTAAGTCTTTATTTAGCTTTGATGGCTTTGCAGTCAATGCAAGTATGTGTGATTGTAGACTGATGACTGATAAAGCTGCAGGTGTTTGCAGTTTCAATCTAATTGAGGTACTTGAGAGATGTTCCAGTGACGCTGTCCATGTCCTTCCTTTTAGGTCTTCATGCTGCTTCCAAACATACTGAAAGAGAAAGGACTTTACGGTCGCCTGGCACTACTCCAAATGGAGTCCTTGGCTgccctgacctctgacctctccaGACTTTTTGACCAGTctgacaaacatgcacacacttcATCCTCTGATACACACACTGCGCCCCAGTTGGCCCTGGACCGGCTGGCACAGGCCCTGCAAGTGGCCATGGCCAACGGAGCCCTGCTGTGCTCCAGAGGTGAGCATGTGGAACGGGGGCAGTGATGCAGTCAAGAGTTACagtcatgatttaaaaaaaaaaaaaagtaatctgCTAAACCTTTTGAAACAATGGTATTGTTTTAAATCAAGAGATTTTCAGTTTGATATTCTTTAATCTCAAAGTGAAAAGAAATCTGTCCAACATGAAAAAATTGAATTACACATCACATTTggtttttcaaacatttcacagaaATTCAAGAAAAAAACTTTTGTAATATTCTGGAAAGGCGATTCAGTCACACACAAGCCTAAATAACATGTTGCCTAAATatctttaatgttgtgtttcatTCTTTCGCTGTCCTAAAAATGTACTGAacagtgatttttgtgtatcagcAGAACCTCCCAaacgagcaaaaaaaaaaaaaattctgagatTTATAGTATGGAACCTACGGCATCATTTTAAAAATGGATTTCTGACAAACAGCGTCACATGATTTGGAACACAACTTTAATATGGCTACGGTTGTGAAAAAGTGAAGGTTGTATCACCTTCAGTGGTGACTAAAACATGTTATTTTGAGTTTGCTGTGGTGGTTTGGAGTTTGAATACTTGGGTTTTGTCTCAACAGAGGATCTGAGAGCCATCTGTTCCCGCCTCCCCCACAACAAGTAAGAACCAACAACTTTTCATTATCCATTTAACCAACATATACATGGTTTTATTGAAAACCGCAACTGACAAGAGTTTGTAAAGAACCACCATCATATTACGGCTTATCTATATGGAAAATTACCATTTTTCAtagaaaatcaacaataataagtATTCATGACTGTTCTGTGTTAAACAAAACGCTCATAAATGTAGCAGGTAAAAATAATACACAAGCTCATGAATGATTTGATTCAAATACAGCTATCTTATTCAGAGAATAAAGACTCTGGCATATAAATGAGCTGTTCTTTAAGGCTACAGACAGTCTGAGAGTTACTATCAGTAGTCTATAAATCCGTTATGCATGCATGTATGTTTGTATCGTTGAACAAGGAGAAGTATAACCCCAAATCAGTAAAAGttgggatggtatggaaaatgcaaataaaaatgagtgatttttacatttactttgacttctgtttcactgaACCCAAGATGTTTCATGTGTGTTGTgtgatcaacttcatttcatttgttaatatacatccattcctgctttTCAGGCCTGCACGACATTCCAAATAAAATTGGGACAGGCGATTGTAACCATGATTTGGCACAAAAGTCTTTGAGTAGTAAAATGGGCAGGggctctccagtttgtcaacaaatgtaataaaattattgaatttttttttgttgttgtttaaagtTCAAGAAAGATCGGAAAGGATTTGCATATTTCAGTGTGTAAGATCATTAAACGATTCAAGGGATACagaagaatttcattgtgtgaaGGGCAAGGGTGCAAGCTTAAGCTTGCACCCTTGCCGCGGCTTGCCATGGCCGCGGTTCCCTTGGACGACACTGCATCAataagtcattcatcaatagctgatataacgaTATGGGCAAggaattactttgggaaacctttgtcaagcactacaatacagagtgacattcacaaatgtcacttaaaactttactgttaaaaaaaggagagttatgttaaccttgtccagattGCTGTCTCCTTCTCTCATACACATCTTGGtaggaccatcacacagtgcaaATGAatattgtgatcagacaaatcactattccagatcttttttggaagaaatggacaccaTGTGGTTCGGCCCAAcgatgaaaaggaccatccagactgttatcaggaaCAGGtctaaaagccagggtctgtcatgctgtggggttgtctgtgcccttgGTTGGTTGCACatcttaagatgtgtttgcaggaaaactgggacaaaataacacctgaaacagcTTTTCAGAGGTAAATGCTTTAGCTTCTCAACTTTTTATGGGATGCATTGCAGTGCTTAAATGCTGGAATGGATGTATAAtagcaaatgaaatgaagttgacatcataatacatgaaaatgttttagggaaaaaaaagaatatatgtacttcattttggaattaggctgttaAAATaccaaattgtggaaaaagtgaagcactgtgactaCTTTCtagatgtagtgtgtgtgtgtgtacacacacacccctGTATAGACAATtaccacaggtgtgtgtgtaatCACCTTGGATAACTGACTTCAGTTTGTTTAGGTTTGAAGAACTGAATAAACTGGATTTACATGACAAGGACTAACAGATTCTGGATCATTAAGCACAGTacaaatagtggagcagataatggAAAAATGGATTTAGTGGTTCAAGCACCACATTTGGCATGGTGATTCTCATGATATTACTCAGCATATCTGGTAATTGGCGACTTGtaaattcaagatggtggccattttccaagatgaccACCCAAATCAGTTTTTGCACAGAAATGCCCCTATTTGATTGATTAAAATTGTATTGATGTCAAATtccatttaattgtttttattttctttgctATTTATGGTatttgtcacattttattttacttgtgtGCCAAATTAGAGTGAATTTTGTTACATTTAGTATTAATGGTTTCCACCCAACACATGTATTGAAAGTGTTCATCTTTTGAAAGTACTACATGTAGGCCCATTAAAAGACATTAAGTGGTGAATAAATTATGTTGTAATTTTTAATATGtgaaagcaagatggacaaatggcaatttttattttatttttttctttattgaaaCCGCTTAGGGGATGTGATGatgtagtggttaaggcattgggcttgagacccgaagatccttggttcaaatcccagcctgactagaaaagggcccttgggcaaggtctttaatcccctcattgttcctggtgtgtagaatgttgaatggcagcaccctcgcatcggggtgaatgtgaggcattattgtaaagcactttgagcatctgatgcagatggaaaagcgctaaatGCAGTCATTTACCATTTGAAACCCCCAGAATTGGGGAAAATAGCATccacacagacaaaaataaaatgcaacaatAAAAAATTACAATGAAAACTATAATACAATTAAAATGACAGTGAGTAAATTGACAAGAGTAAACTCACCAGACCATGGTTTTCTGAAATTATTGTGAAATAAGAGATATCTTAAAGAATCATTGGTGCCATTATACTGAAATTCAATAGATAATTGCCAAAAATTATAAAAACAATCCAGTGTCTTATCGCGCTGCGACATAAATTTGTCAAGTAGTGTGTTCTTAATGATCTCACCATTTAAAATATAATGCGAAATAAATCTAGACTGGATgggatttgatttgtttatttagcacaaaaataaaactcatacaaaaaTGATACATAAacttaaaacaataaataataaataaaatgagagagaaagggagtggtggtggaagccaaaaaggCTTATCGCAAACCCACTCtagaacaaaagcaaacaaaGCACAGCTGTATACAACAGTATTACACCAATTTATCCAGAATAATATAAACAAGTCAatgtaaatactcctgcaggatcattgcttttagtccacttttatatCTCTATAAAGTGATGGATCGATTTACAAGATGAACCATGTCATTCCCAGATTTGACACcgtgatatctgatgtgatgctgataacgagtcACTCTATACAAAGGCCTTAATTTATGGCACTGTGTCATTTTGTTGTTGGAAAATGATATATTAAATCCGGAATACTTGAAAACCTTCAATTTGACAGCAagatcacacaaatcaaataaGTAACAGCATTTTTGTGAGGTAAAATTTTTTTCCGGGTAGATTTGGTGGCCATCGTGAAATTgggtgccatcttggatttcactgATGCTGTGAAACCCATTGTGATAGGAGCATTTCTGTGCAAAAAGTCATTCTGGTGGACATCTTGGAAAAAGGCCAATTGACTAGATTTGTTAAATACTATCTTGGGAATCATCA
This region includes:
- the c12h7orf26 gene encoding uncharacterized protein C7orf26 homolog; its protein translation is MGDIRQSLLPRDVLSAAKELLYHLDIYICNLVQSGRQPPQVDSKTLELVEEFILHAPKDRNTPARRMTAVQELQLLEIMCSCFQEQSRDTVRQLMFSALFSLQGNQADENRMALLGKLVSMAVAVGRVPILECAASWLQRTHRVYCVRLAQVLVDDYCSMVPGSVPTLQNIHSTSLRFCCQFITAVTTLYDLSSELLTPPLELLQMIVSWIQDDPHLVLITFLNTPLSGTQPMGSLDVTPLGGLVRWCVKAPLAYRRDKKQVHNGTSAESGPDARPLFSALHLSVLQVFMLLPNILKEKGLYGRLALLQMESLAALTSDLSRLFDQSDKHAHTSSSDTHTAPQLALDRLAQALQVAMANGALLCSREDLRAICSRLPHNNLLQLVLSGPVMYYNNMHTPPLAFSPHASHSPLASHSAHPVHTPHTPLAPHPSSHPQYSAQPFMSGMPFPYRPSH